In the genome of Halobacterium noricense, one region contains:
- a CDS encoding HD domain-containing protein: protein MPATQIKDPVHGYVELDQPLVDNVLDNRAFQRLRHVRQLSATYLVYPGANHTRFEHSLGVYHLARTVFENLREQSYFYRDATTAELDDIQRTLECAALLHDVGHPPFSHLGERFIDTDDLQDRLADRGLREAFDDAGVGDAPIREASAHELLGCLIVLEAFADGLHEMGVDPHDVCAHILGYSLEYERGGRWQHGVAAQILHSPIDVDRLDYITRDNQMTGADVLGFDTDRMVGSYTAHPEEGLALSDKALSTIGNYLEGRIAVYMWVTQHHKSVYAHVLLSELLDELAALADEPPVTADRILDDEIDDNTLMERLRVAASEHPDSTLAALYDRFRARRFPETCWKHRIAYADRVDADLDAFSDWLVAHVDRLEADLAAELGVPDHEVWVEQSYVPEYEPQDLEDIPIAYGGTTRSVGDWGLYGERAFDRPIPFVYVPHGVEKEATGTLVDWFHAEKYDQA, encoded by the coding sequence ATGCCAGCCACGCAAATCAAAGACCCCGTCCACGGCTACGTCGAACTCGATCAGCCGCTCGTCGACAACGTCCTCGACAACCGCGCGTTCCAGCGCCTCCGCCACGTCCGCCAGCTCTCGGCGACCTATCTCGTCTACCCGGGCGCGAACCACACGCGCTTCGAGCACTCGCTGGGCGTCTACCACCTCGCGCGCACCGTCTTCGAGAACCTCCGCGAGCAGTCGTACTTCTACCGCGACGCCACCACCGCGGAACTCGACGACATCCAGCGCACGCTCGAATGCGCGGCGCTCCTCCACGACGTCGGTCACCCGCCGTTCTCGCATCTGGGCGAGCGTTTCATCGACACCGACGACCTCCAAGACCGGCTCGCCGACCGCGGGCTCCGCGAGGCGTTCGACGACGCCGGCGTCGGCGACGCGCCGATTCGAGAGGCGTCTGCGCACGAACTCTTGGGCTGTCTCATCGTGCTCGAGGCGTTCGCCGACGGCCTCCACGAGATGGGCGTCGACCCCCACGACGTCTGCGCGCACATCCTCGGCTACAGCCTCGAATACGAGCGCGGCGGCCGCTGGCAGCACGGCGTCGCTGCCCAGATTCTGCACTCGCCCATCGACGTCGACCGCCTCGACTACATCACGCGGGACAACCAGATGACGGGCGCGGACGTCCTCGGTTTCGACACCGACCGCATGGTCGGCTCCTACACCGCCCACCCCGAGGAGGGGCTCGCGCTCTCGGACAAAGCCCTCTCGACCATCGGCAACTACCTCGAAGGCCGCATCGCGGTGTACATGTGGGTGACTCAGCACCACAAGTCCGTCTACGCCCACGTGCTCCTCAGCGAACTCCTCGACGAACTCGCCGCGCTCGCGGACGAACCGCCGGTCACCGCCGACCGCATCCTCGACGACGAAATCGACGACAACACGCTCATGGAGCGCCTGCGCGTCGCCGCCAGCGAGCACCCCGACTCCACGCTCGCAGCGCTCTACGACCGCTTCCGCGCGCGCCGCTTCCCCGAGACCTGCTGGAAGCACCGCATCGCGTACGCCGACCGCGTCGACGCGGACTTGGACGCGTTCAGCGACTGGCTCGTCGCCCACGTTGATCGCCTCGAAGCCGACCTCGCCGCCGAACTCGGCGTCCCCGACCACGAGGTCTGGGTCGAACAGTCGTACGTCCCCGAGTACGAGCCCCAGGACCTCGAAGACATCCCCATCGCGTACGGCGGCACCACCCGCTCGGTCGGCGACTGGGGGCTCTACGGCGAGCGCGCGTTCGACCGCCCCATCCCGTTCGTCTACGTCCCCCACGGCGTCGAGAAGGAAGCCACCGGCACGCTCGTCGACTGGTTCCACGCCGAGAAGTACGACCAAGCGTAA
- the ncsA gene encoding tRNA 2-thiolation protein NcsA produces MDCTKCDREAVMHAAYSGAHLCEGHLFESVERRMRRRIREDDMLPDDATPEDPETWVIGLSGGKDSVVLTDILSETFAEDPRIEMVALTIHEGIEGYRDESLAACENLTADRDIRHEVVTYADEFDVEMDNVVDDDPLDMAPCAYCGVFRRDLLARYADEYDADKLLTGHNLDDEAETALMNIFEGNVEQVAKHFDASLGPFDERTPKEDMIPRAKPLRDVPEKEVALYAQLRDLPVHMAECPHSSEAFRGEIQDLLLKLEENHPGTRHSIMAGYEELAGLAADQYSDEDADVGECEECGAPTTRDQCRKCALIDAVNAV; encoded by the coding sequence ATGGATTGCACCAAGTGCGACCGCGAGGCCGTGATGCACGCGGCGTACTCAGGCGCGCACCTCTGCGAGGGCCACCTCTTCGAGAGTGTCGAACGCCGGATGCGGCGGCGCATCCGCGAGGACGACATGCTGCCCGACGACGCGACGCCCGAGGACCCCGAAACGTGGGTCATCGGACTCTCCGGCGGGAAGGACAGCGTCGTCCTCACGGACATCCTCTCGGAGACGTTCGCGGAGGACCCGCGCATCGAGATGGTCGCGCTCACCATCCACGAGGGCATCGAGGGCTACCGCGACGAGAGCCTCGCGGCCTGCGAGAACCTCACTGCGGACCGCGACATCCGCCACGAGGTCGTCACGTACGCCGACGAGTTCGACGTCGAGATGGACAACGTCGTCGACGACGACCCGCTGGACATGGCACCCTGCGCGTACTGTGGGGTGTTCCGTCGAGACCTCCTCGCGCGGTACGCCGATGAGTACGACGCGGACAAACTCCTCACCGGCCACAACCTCGACGACGAGGCCGAGACCGCGCTGATGAACATCTTCGAGGGGAACGTCGAGCAGGTCGCCAAACACTTCGACGCCAGCCTCGGCCCCTTCGACGAACGCACGCCCAAGGAGGACATGATTCCGCGCGCGAAGCCGCTCCGCGACGTTCCGGAGAAGGAGGTCGCGCTGTACGCACAACTCCGGGACCTTCCAGTCCACATGGCGGAGTGCCCACACTCCAGCGAGGCGTTCCGCGGCGAGATTCAGGACCTCCTGCTGAAGTTGGAGGAGAACCATCCGGGCACGCGGCACTCGATTATGGCTGGCTACGAGGAGCTCGCGGGGCTCGCGGCCGACCAGTACAGCGACGAGGACGCGGACGTGGGCGAGTGCGAGGAGTGTGGCGCGCCGACGACCCGCGACCAGTGCCGGAAGTGTGCGCTGATCGACGCCGTGAACGCAGTGTAA
- the ftsZ gene encoding cell division protein FtsZ, which produces MQDIVQDALDNAEAEQREMDASGDGDEFGDPRIVIVGAGGAGNNTVNRLYNIGVEGADTVAINTDKQHLKMIEADTKILVGKSLTNGLGAGGDPSMGERATEMAQGTIKEVLGDADLVFVTAGMGGGTGTGAAPVVSKIAKEQGAIVVGMVSTPFNVERARTVKAEEGLEKLREEADSIIVLDNNRLLDYVPNLPIGKAFSVMDQIIAETVKGISETITQPSLINLDYADMTAIMNQGGVAVMLVGETQDKNKTNEVVKDAMNHPLLDVDYRGASGGLVHITGGPDLTLKEAEGIADNITERLDASANVIWGARIQENYKGKVRVMAIMTGVQSAQVLGPSTQKQADKSRQELQDVDADAKQRAVDEGAGTTNEFGAHSDGGKEEVEKNNGLDVIR; this is translated from the coding sequence ATGCAGGACATCGTTCAGGACGCCCTCGACAACGCCGAAGCCGAACAACGCGAGATGGACGCCAGCGGCGACGGCGACGAGTTCGGCGACCCGCGAATCGTCATCGTGGGCGCGGGCGGCGCGGGCAACAACACCGTCAACCGGCTGTACAACATCGGTGTCGAAGGCGCCGACACGGTCGCCATCAACACCGACAAACAGCACCTCAAGATGATCGAGGCCGACACGAAGATTCTCGTCGGGAAGTCCCTGACGAACGGCCTCGGCGCGGGTGGCGACCCCTCGATGGGCGAGCGCGCCACCGAGATGGCCCAGGGCACAATCAAAGAGGTGCTCGGCGACGCGGACCTCGTGTTCGTGACCGCCGGCATGGGTGGTGGGACCGGCACCGGTGCTGCACCCGTCGTCTCGAAGATCGCCAAAGAGCAGGGCGCAATCGTCGTTGGCATGGTGTCGACGCCGTTCAACGTCGAGCGCGCTCGTACGGTCAAGGCCGAGGAAGGCCTGGAGAAGCTCCGCGAAGAAGCGGACTCTATCATCGTCCTCGACAACAACCGGCTGCTCGACTACGTGCCCAACCTCCCGATCGGGAAGGCGTTCTCCGTGATGGACCAGATCATCGCCGAGACCGTCAAGGGCATCAGCGAGACGATTACCCAGCCGAGTCTCATCAACCTCGACTACGCCGACATGACCGCCATCATGAATCAGGGTGGCGTCGCCGTGATGCTCGTCGGCGAGACCCAGGACAAGAACAAGACCAACGAAGTGGTCAAGGACGCGATGAATCACCCGCTGCTGGACGTCGACTACCGCGGCGCGAGCGGTGGCCTCGTCCACATCACGGGTGGCCCGGACCTCACGCTGAAAGAGGCCGAGGGCATCGCGGACAACATCACCGAGCGGCTGGACGCGAGCGCGAACGTCATCTGGGGCGCCCGCATCCAGGAGAACTACAAGGGGAAGGTCCGCGTCATGGCCATCATGACCGGCGTGCAGTCCGCGCAGGTGCTCGGACCGAGCACGCAGAAGCAGGCGGACAAGTCCCGGCAGGAGCTCCAGGACGTCGACGCCGACGCGAAGCAGCGCGCCGTCGACGAGGGCGCCGGCACGACTAACGAGTTCGGCGCGCACTCCGACGGCGGTAAGGAAGAAGTCGAGAAGAACAACGGCCTCGACGTCATCCGGTAA
- a CDS encoding ribbon-helix-helix domain-containing protein produces MERVTLRIPKQQIDEVEQMVERGKFPNRSEAIRSAVREMIDEQTEQTSTNSWAKV; encoded by the coding sequence ATGGAGCGTGTGACACTCCGCATTCCGAAACAGCAGATCGACGAGGTCGAACAGATGGTCGAACGGGGTAAATTCCCGAATCGCAGCGAGGCGATTCGGTCGGCGGTCCGTGAAATGATAGACGAACAAACCGAACAGACCAGCACGAACAGCTGGGCGAAGGTGTAA
- a CDS encoding zinc ribbon domain-containing protein, with amino-acid sequence MSKITFRADDDLVDAVDDLDESKSEVMRAALRAYLDGEAADADDSIDDVVAERVDELVERRLGPRTREHDVNVRITVDTADGLRAEPRRDDQRAPRREPARGEDRGRAADRGHEQSCAQCGESLSDDHVFCPNCGEKATHRVFCECGDEVRADWSFCPHCGRRTASADAFAR; translated from the coding sequence ATGTCGAAGATCACCTTCCGCGCGGACGACGACCTTGTGGACGCCGTCGACGACCTCGACGAGTCCAAGAGCGAGGTCATGCGCGCGGCGCTGCGGGCGTACCTCGACGGCGAGGCGGCCGACGCGGACGACAGCATCGACGACGTCGTCGCCGAGCGCGTCGACGAACTCGTCGAGCGGCGACTCGGCCCACGAACCCGCGAACACGACGTAAACGTACGAATTACGGTCGATACCGCCGACGGACTGCGCGCGGAGCCGCGGCGCGACGACCAGCGTGCACCGCGTCGCGAACCGGCACGCGGCGAGGATCGCGGGCGGGCAGCGGACCGCGGCCACGAGCAGAGCTGCGCGCAGTGCGGGGAGTCGCTGTCCGACGACCACGTGTTCTGTCCGAACTGCGGGGAGAAGGCGACCCACCGCGTGTTCTGCGAGTGCGGCGACGAGGTGCGAGCGGACTGGTCGTTCTGTCCGCACTGCGGGCGGCGGACTGCGTCGGCGGACGCGTTCGCCCGGTAA
- a CDS encoding nucleotide-binding protein: MVEAFAVASGKGGTGKTTSTLALGMALAEDYDVTVVDADTGMANLLFHAGLADVDVTLHDLLVSGGNAAVSDAVYERYGMCVVPCGTGLGDFRAADPTRLRDVVADLAADTDVLLLDSPATLASRSAVLPVVLADRAVLVVQPTIPAISDALKVQEYATSYGTGVAGTLYNKVQDPEAVERIAAKSGQYFEGETLGTVPESEAVRSARRAGEPLLAHAPESDAAAAYRRAADAIDVRDADAASVADRFRSAVVPEQP; the protein is encoded by the coding sequence ATGGTTGAGGCGTTCGCCGTCGCGTCCGGGAAGGGCGGCACCGGGAAGACGACGAGCACGCTCGCGCTCGGGATGGCACTCGCCGAGGATTACGACGTCACAGTCGTGGACGCCGACACGGGCATGGCGAACCTGCTGTTCCACGCGGGGCTCGCGGACGTGGACGTGACGCTCCACGACCTCCTCGTCTCCGGCGGGAACGCGGCCGTCTCCGACGCCGTCTACGAGCGCTACGGGATGTGCGTCGTCCCCTGCGGCACGGGCCTGGGCGACTTCCGCGCGGCGGACCCGACCCGGCTCCGCGACGTCGTCGCCGACCTCGCCGCCGACACGGACGTCCTTCTCCTCGATTCGCCGGCGACGCTCGCGAGCCGCAGCGCCGTCCTCCCAGTGGTGCTGGCGGACCGCGCGGTGCTCGTCGTCCAGCCGACGATTCCCGCCATCTCGGACGCGCTCAAAGTCCAGGAGTACGCCACGTCGTACGGCACGGGCGTCGCGGGCACGCTCTACAACAAGGTCCAGGACCCCGAGGCGGTCGAGCGCATCGCCGCGAAGTCCGGGCAGTACTTCGAGGGCGAGACGCTCGGCACCGTCCCCGAGTCCGAGGCGGTCCGGTCCGCGCGCCGCGCCGGCGAGCCGTTGCTCGCGCACGCGCCGGAGAGCGACGCCGCGGCCGCGTACCGGCGCGCCGCGGACGCCATCGACGTTCGGGACGCCGACGCCGCATCGGTTGCCGACCGCTTCCGGAGCGCGGTCGTCCCCGAGCAGCCATGA
- a CDS encoding DUF7261 family protein, producing MSDRGQLVLVAAAVAALALVPVAAAYLQFGYAPAVADVDADHGERVTRVLDRVADGAAETATGTAWGDREAAVERVEASLAPRLRTVERARLGDGVVVNVSYDGALAERVDCPSADGRSFGACEVHGGVVVQERAGETVVVAIAFDVRVTMPAGTTRFGHVARPQ from the coding sequence ATGAGTGACCGCGGCCAACTCGTGCTCGTCGCAGCGGCTGTCGCTGCACTCGCGCTCGTCCCGGTCGCGGCCGCGTACCTCCAGTTCGGCTACGCGCCGGCGGTCGCGGACGTCGACGCGGACCACGGCGAGCGCGTCACTCGGGTGCTCGACCGTGTCGCGGACGGCGCGGCGGAGACCGCCACGGGAACCGCTTGGGGAGACAGAGAGGCTGCAGTGGAGCGGGTCGAAGCGTCGCTGGCACCACGGCTCCGCACGGTCGAGCGGGCGCGGCTCGGCGACGGCGTCGTCGTGAACGTGTCCTACGACGGCGCGCTCGCGGAGCGCGTGGATTGTCCGAGCGCTGATGGACGGTCGTTCGGCGCGTGCGAGGTCCACGGCGGTGTTGTAGTTCAGGAGCGCGCGGGCGAGACGGTCGTCGTCGCCATCGCGTTCGACGTTCGCGTCACGATGCCGGCCGGGACGACGCGGTTCGGGCACGTCGCTCGCCCGCAGTAG